The Candidatus Hydrogenedentota bacterium genome includes the window GCCAGCTTCTCTACCTCGAAGCTGAGGCAGCCGGCGTTCGCGGNNNNNNNNNNNNNNNNNNNNNNNNNNNNNNNNNNNNNNNNNNNNNNNNNNNNNNNNNNNNNNNNNNNNNNNNNNNNNNNNNNNNNNNNNNNNNNNNNNNNCGGGCATGATCGGCCAGCTTCTCTACCTCGAAGCTGAGGCAGCCGGCGTTCGCGGCACCGGCATTGGCTGCTACTTCGACGACCTCGTGCACAGCGCGCTCGGCCTCGAAAACCGGCAATTCCAGTGCCTCTACCACTTCACGGTCGGCGGCCCCGCCGACGACCCGCGCCTCACCACCCTCCCGCCTTACCCCGCCGCGTAACCGAATACGAACAGGACATACAACGGGGCCCGGAGGCAAATCCCGTCACGCGCCAGAAGGTCCTGCCGGAATTCGCGTATGGGATTCGTGAAGGCTGCCGTGCCCGCTTACGGCTGTGCCTGCGTTTGCGGGGGCGCCAGCCCCTTCACGAACGCGACGAAAGCAGGGTCGTCCCACCGGGCGGATTCGAACTGTTCGTAGAGCAGCGAGCCGTCTTTTGAGAAAAGAAATCCCGAGGGGACTTGGACGTTCTCGAAGAGCGCGGGCTTCTTCTCGCCGAAAGTATACACTGGGAATGTGCAGCCTTGGCGCTTCAGTACCGTCTCGAGTCTCTCCGATTCGCGTGTCGCAATAGCGACAAACCCGATGTTGTCGCCTGCGATGGCGGCATAGAACCGCTCAAGGCTTGGCAACTGGGCTTCGCACTTCGGGCAGGTCGGGGAGAAGAACGTCACGAACAGCGGTTTCCCTTGAAATGAAGCTATATCGACCGGTTTGCCGGCCTGATCGCGGACCTGCCAGTCCCAGGGCATGGGAGTGCCGGGCGGCGACGGCGTCATTATTTTCTTTTCGAGGCTTGCGATGATGCGGTCGTGGAAGAATGCTCCGTAGCCCAGGAAGGCCGCGACCTCGAGCGCCAGCGTCAG containing:
- a CDS encoding nitroreductase; this translates as GMIGQLLYLEAEAAGVRGTGIGCYFDDLVHSALGLENRQFQCLYHFTVGGPADDPRLTTLPPYPAA
- a CDS encoding TlpA disulfide reductase family protein; the encoded protein is MSTNAAETRPGVFSVTIRMVLGLLFVASAVLKGLDFSAFAEQVSYYGIVREDMHLQVVAAATIAVEILLGGALLIGWHTRFMLAVSAVILVAFTGLIVYAWAFNDLKECGCFGSFLAMTPAMSVGKNVVLLLLLPFAWPWTGSTTAASPMYQLSPATQPSRMKGFAAGCVLGVLLTLALEVAAFLGYGAFFHDRIIASLEKKIMTPSPPGTPMPWDWQVRDQAGKPVDIASFQGKPLFVTFFSPTCPKCEAQLPSLERFYAAIAGDNIGFVAIATRESERLETVLKRQGCTFPVYTFGEKKPALFENVQVPSGFLFSKDGSLLYEQFESARWDDPAFVAFVKGLAPPQTQAQP